A portion of the Leptospira kanakyensis genome contains these proteins:
- a CDS encoding DUF2779 domain-containing protein — protein MFDPSLTPVTKSQYLQFLRCTNAFHLVRQGLVPKPSTSSFGGHLEWGEFLQLCKNQFPESQTIERTMEREESFQKTSEWIAEKKSIFHAHLRMGQFVSTVEYLEYDSEREGWILWDFRPIGSLKQDILRSFYFHKKIAEGMSLKLVAFKLIRIQTKYIYPGGQIQPEDYLLIEDITPRMDAELGTRESEWEQFQKEIDKTTEQSVQFSFLDSKPSCRSLKTCLSPTHCAKGKENAKEIFDFRDSSELAKGWFALGYNSYESVPNSELSPIQRIQKEAHITGKTYFDRTNFENYLTNVTKTVAFLDFESINPYLPLYPQTRPFQHVPYLYSLHIWDSEKDLLTHKTYLHEDLGTDPRVSVLNQLQKDLPPGITIFSFNDFFEKLIIQETALAFPEFLEFWEGVKSMFIDLAMPFKKLWIYHPGQNGKASLKEILPCFSSESHLGLSIREGQDANYQYLRLIKKQVTAEEKKRVLEDLIAYCKLDSYGLFIIYRMLQERLSVI, from the coding sequence TTGTTTGATCCATCATTAACACCTGTTACCAAGTCACAGTATTTACAATTTTTACGTTGTACAAATGCCTTCCATTTGGTAAGACAAGGACTTGTTCCCAAACCTTCCACCTCCTCCTTCGGTGGTCATTTGGAATGGGGCGAATTTTTACAACTTTGTAAAAACCAATTTCCAGAATCTCAGACAATCGAAAGAACCATGGAAAGAGAAGAGAGTTTTCAAAAAACCTCAGAATGGATTGCGGAAAAAAAATCGATCTTTCATGCCCACCTTCGTATGGGCCAATTTGTTTCCACAGTTGAATATTTGGAATATGATTCGGAACGAGAAGGTTGGATCCTTTGGGACTTCCGTCCGATTGGATCTCTCAAACAAGACATCCTACGTTCCTTTTATTTTCATAAAAAAATCGCAGAAGGTATGTCCTTAAAACTAGTTGCCTTCAAACTGATTCGGATCCAAACCAAATACATTTATCCAGGTGGCCAGATCCAACCGGAAGACTATTTACTGATAGAAGACATAACTCCGCGAATGGATGCAGAGTTGGGAACTCGAGAATCAGAATGGGAACAATTCCAAAAAGAAATCGATAAAACCACCGAACAATCTGTACAGTTTTCCTTTTTAGATTCTAAACCAAGTTGCCGTTCACTCAAAACCTGTTTGTCTCCAACTCATTGTGCAAAAGGAAAAGAAAATGCAAAAGAGATATTTGATTTTCGAGACAGTTCCGAACTAGCCAAAGGGTGGTTTGCCCTTGGGTACAATTCGTACGAATCTGTTCCCAATTCTGAATTAAGTCCCATCCAAAGGATTCAAAAAGAAGCACATATCACTGGAAAAACCTATTTTGACAGGACAAATTTTGAAAATTACCTAACAAATGTTACAAAAACGGTAGCTTTTTTAGATTTTGAATCAATCAATCCTTATCTCCCACTGTATCCGCAGACAAGACCTTTCCAACATGTTCCTTACCTGTATTCCTTACACATTTGGGACAGTGAAAAGGATCTCCTAACACATAAAACCTATTTACATGAAGATTTGGGAACAGATCCACGTGTTTCTGTTTTGAACCAATTACAAAAAGACCTACCGCCAGGGATCACTATCTTCTCTTTTAATGATTTTTTTGAAAAACTCATCATCCAAGAGACAGCTTTGGCCTTCCCAGAGTTTTTAGAATTCTGGGAAGGAGTCAAATCGATGTTTATCGACCTTGCAATGCCTTTCAAAAAACTTTGGATCTACCATCCAGGCCAAAATGGGAAAGCGTCGTTAAAAGAAATTTTACCGTGTTTTAGTTCAGAGAGTCATCTTGGCCTTTCCATTCGCGAAGGACAAGATGCAAACTACCAATATTTAAGATTAATAAAAAAGCAGGTGACAGCCGAAGAAAAAAAACGTGTTCTGGAGGATTTGATAGCTTATTGCAAACTCGATAGTTACGGTTTGTTTATAATCTATAGAATGTTACAAGAAAGATTATCGGTTATTTAA
- a CDS encoding MFS transporter yields MSQDKNPEAKKKKNREIFGWCMFDFANSSYTTVIISVVYCEIFTNLIVPSDPNSGDPFQYGRSVWAWALAASYVFVVLTGPIFGAISDYSSKKKFFLFLSYIGCIIATFLLYYVEPGMVWLGFVLVAISNFFFASGENFASSFLPFLGSKEDLGKISGYAWGIGYFGGIGSVYIATKLGAISLDNFENLKLVGPYTAIFFLVAAIPTFLFLKEPHLPLGVSHSVNYFKIGKDRVIQTLKDASNFKDLMIYLVSLFFTMAALAIVISFAFIYGSHEIHIEAEHKEAMFIFIQIFAAVGALAFGVIQDSIGAKKTFNLTLVLWLITCGLIYYVHDVTNLINMVLGKNWTVQWVFVFISSLAGMGLGSTQSASRALVGIFSPESKSGEFFGMWGLSGKIAGAAGLFLFGYIQTLVTLRNAFLVVAFFYFLSLLINLFVNEERGVEAAQTFQEKP; encoded by the coding sequence ATGTCCCAAGACAAAAACCCGGAAGCCAAAAAGAAAAAAAACCGTGAAATATTCGGATGGTGTATGTTCGATTTTGCGAATTCGTCGTACACAACGGTCATTATTAGTGTAGTTTACTGCGAAATTTTCACTAATTTAATCGTTCCTTCTGATCCCAATTCGGGTGACCCCTTTCAGTATGGTAGGTCGGTTTGGGCCTGGGCATTGGCGGCCTCTTATGTTTTCGTAGTTTTGACTGGGCCAATTTTTGGTGCCATTTCTGATTACAGTTCTAAAAAGAAATTTTTTCTTTTTTTAAGTTATATCGGCTGTATCATCGCCACCTTCTTGTTATACTATGTGGAACCTGGAATGGTTTGGTTGGGTTTCGTTTTGGTCGCCATTTCTAATTTTTTCTTTGCCTCTGGCGAAAACTTTGCATCCAGTTTTTTACCCTTCCTTGGATCCAAAGAAGACTTAGGAAAAATCTCCGGTTATGCCTGGGGGATTGGATACTTCGGCGGAATAGGTTCCGTATACATTGCTACAAAACTCGGAGCCATCTCGTTAGATAATTTCGAAAATTTAAAATTAGTGGGACCATACACTGCAATTTTCTTTCTTGTCGCGGCCATTCCTACCTTTCTTTTCCTTAAAGAACCTCATTTGCCTTTAGGAGTTTCTCATAGTGTTAACTATTTTAAAATTGGAAAGGATCGTGTGATTCAAACTTTAAAGGATGCTAGTAACTTCAAAGATTTGATGATCTATTTGGTATCCTTGTTTTTTACTATGGCGGCTCTTGCCATTGTCATCTCTTTTGCTTTCATCTATGGTTCTCATGAAATTCATATCGAAGCGGAACACAAAGAAGCTATGTTTATCTTTATCCAAATTTTTGCCGCTGTTGGTGCACTCGCGTTCGGTGTGATCCAAGATAGTATTGGAGCAAAAAAAACATTCAACCTGACACTGGTTCTCTGGCTCATAACTTGTGGATTGATATATTATGTGCATGATGTTACAAACCTGATCAATATGGTTCTTGGTAAAAATTGGACTGTGCAGTGGGTTTTTGTTTTTATTTCTTCTCTCGCGGGAATGGGACTTGGTTCCACACAGTCTGCTTCCAGAGCCCTTGTTGGTATTTTTAGCCCTGAGTCCAAATCGGGAGAATTTTTTGGGATGTGGGGACTTTCTGGAAAAATTGCAGGTGCTGCGGGATTATTTCTTTTTGGATACATCCAAACATTGGTAACTCTTAGAAATGCATTCCTTGTAGTTGCTTTCTTTTATTTTCTATCGCTACTCATTAACTTATTTGTAAACGAAGAAAGGGGAGTGGAGGCGGCTCAGACCTTCCAAGAAAAACCATGA
- a CDS encoding alpha/beta hydrolase, whose product MLGIKKSVAQLVFSLPEHWISSLVRKSNQPETNQLDPHCALACNIAKFLPKMEQMSPEKARRHYRDQMRIFDEPEFPIPHIEDKLIPTPSASFIPIRVYNANPQKRNLPTILFFHGGGLTIGNLETHDNFCRKMSHYTKSIVIAVDYRLAPEHPYPAAHDDVWLAYQYVRNSAYLFGGSPNAIAVCGDSAGALLATSLCLRAKKDKVPVPVYQALLYPMLDTSKESETYELFGEKYVLTRSLMRWFIQNYLPSQKDRLLHTNSPVLADPKELKGLPPTYLGIAGYDPLREEGETYAKHLQLAGVKVEERHFPSLIHGYIQLTGLIPKAKEAEQDLFQALNRFFSTRKI is encoded by the coding sequence ATGTTAGGTATCAAAAAATCAGTCGCACAACTTGTCTTTTCGTTACCGGAACATTGGATTTCCTCTTTGGTTCGTAAATCAAACCAACCAGAGACAAACCAATTAGATCCTCACTGCGCTTTGGCGTGTAACATTGCCAAGTTCCTGCCTAAAATGGAACAAATGAGCCCGGAAAAAGCACGTCGGCATTACCGCGATCAAATGCGGATCTTCGATGAACCGGAATTTCCTATCCCTCACATCGAAGACAAACTCATCCCTACTCCCAGCGCCTCTTTCATTCCTATCCGAGTCTACAACGCAAACCCACAAAAAAGAAATCTTCCCACCATACTCTTCTTTCACGGTGGTGGACTCACCATCGGCAATTTAGAAACACATGATAATTTTTGCCGCAAAATGTCTCATTACACGAAAAGTATTGTGATTGCTGTGGACTATCGACTGGCACCAGAACATCCATATCCTGCGGCTCATGACGATGTTTGGCTCGCATACCAGTATGTTCGCAATTCCGCCTATCTTTTTGGCGGATCACCAAATGCCATTGCTGTTTGTGGAGATAGTGCGGGGGCCTTACTTGCCACCTCACTTTGCCTTCGGGCCAAAAAAGACAAGGTTCCTGTTCCCGTCTACCAAGCCTTACTTTATCCCATGCTCGATACCTCCAAAGAATCAGAGACCTATGAACTTTTTGGGGAGAAGTATGTTCTCACCCGTTCTCTTATGCGTTGGTTCATCCAAAACTATTTGCCGAGCCAAAAAGACAGACTCCTCCATACAAACTCTCCCGTTCTCGCAGACCCCAAAGAATTAAAAGGTCTACCCCCCACTTACCTCGGGATCGCAGGTTACGACCCACTCAGAGAAGAAGGGGAAACTTATGCCAAACACCTCCAATTGGCCGGAGTGAAGGTGGAAGAACGCCATTTTCCATCCCTAATCCACGGATACATCCAACTCACAGGCCTCATTCCCAAGGCAAAAGAAGCGGAACAAGACCTCTTCCAAGCCCTAAACCGTTTTTTTTCGACAAGAAAAATCTGA
- a CDS encoding LIC13212 family protein: MILRFSIALSFLFAISSLYAEKPASATLKERETQKQIDLQRKNGFGDNEIDTLHASIIGNLKKIKKLQELGVDKTAAQYLAHTPEEHKELYKKDKDGKPYLEIKLPQGQSYIDYPTVFLYDGVAYIYPKEDYSDLDKIILAFRRVNADGTIHVKEMRRLVNPSPKSEGTEKDEKGEAKLDTNSDIRLEYYRSLTSDTIWPNEPVQPAEPDIAMVLNDEKDPLPYDKQKHIMMSYKKMLRKISKQTAFKLRNIELDQKQMITKILDYNTN; encoded by the coding sequence ATGATTTTACGATTCTCCATCGCTCTCTCTTTCCTATTTGCGATTTCAAGCCTTTACGCTGAAAAACCGGCATCTGCTACCTTAAAAGAACGTGAGACCCAAAAACAAATCGATCTTCAAAGAAAAAATGGATTTGGTGATAACGAAATTGATACCCTTCACGCAAGTATCATCGGGAACCTTAAAAAAATCAAAAAACTCCAAGAGTTAGGAGTGGATAAAACTGCCGCGCAGTATTTAGCACATACCCCAGAAGAACACAAAGAACTTTATAAAAAAGATAAAGATGGAAAACCATATTTGGAAATCAAACTTCCGCAAGGACAGTCTTACATTGATTATCCGACAGTTTTTTTGTATGACGGAGTTGCATACATTTATCCTAAAGAAGACTATAGCGACTTAGATAAAATCATTTTGGCATTTCGTCGAGTGAATGCAGATGGAACCATCCATGTAAAAGAAATGAGAAGGCTCGTGAACCCATCTCCGAAATCAGAAGGTACGGAAAAAGATGAGAAAGGAGAAGCAAAGTTAGATACAAATTCTGATATTCGATTGGAATACTACAGATCCCTTACTTCTGATACCATTTGGCCAAATGAACCTGTGCAACCAGCTGAACCAGACATAGCAATGGTTCTCAATGATGAAAAAGATCCTTTGCCTTATGACAAACAAAAACACATTATGATGTCTTACAAAAAGATGTTGAGAAAGATTTCTAAACAAACTGCGTTTAAACTCAGAAACATTGAGTTAGACCAAAAACAAATGATTACAAAAATTTTGGATTATAACACAAACTAA
- a CDS encoding RibD family protein — protein sequence MKLSINMAMTLDGKVVRPDGRWYGLTSSEDKTQMDVYRSQSDAVLVGKNSIINDNPIVKIRAVPNALNPRPVILVRKGTLPPDKHVFEESDHIPLIICTKTNLKEIKTSLENKAEIFALDSDDIDPKKVTGILKRKGYKNVLLEGGPKLNFSFLEADLVDRIYLTIVPYIIGKNGLAGIADRNMELPGFDKNGWTLKDNFTKGNEIFLVYEKG from the coding sequence ATGAAATTATCGATCAATATGGCCATGACCTTGGACGGAAAGGTCGTTCGACCCGATGGCCGTTGGTATGGACTCACATCCAGTGAAGATAAAACTCAAATGGATGTCTATCGTTCCCAATCCGATGCAGTGCTTGTAGGGAAAAACTCTATTATCAATGACAATCCGATTGTCAAAATCCGCGCCGTGCCCAATGCCTTAAACCCAAGGCCAGTGATTTTAGTACGCAAAGGAACCCTTCCCCCAGACAAACATGTTTTTGAAGAATCTGACCATATCCCTCTCATTATCTGCACAAAAACCAATTTGAAAGAAATCAAAACAAGCCTAGAAAACAAAGCAGAGATCTTTGCTTTGGATTCTGATGACATTGATCCTAAAAAAGTCACAGGGATTCTAAAACGCAAAGGTTACAAAAATGTCCTTTTAGAAGGGGGGCCCAAACTCAACTTTTCCTTTTTAGAAGCAGATCTTGTGGATCGGATTTATCTAACGATTGTCCCGTATATCATCGGGAAAAATGGTTTGGCTGGAATTGCTGACCGGAATATGGAACTTCCAGGATTCGATAAGAATGGTTGGACCCTCAAAGACAATTTCACCAAAGGAAACGAAATCTTCCTCGTTTACGAAAAAGGTTAA
- a CDS encoding (2Fe-2S)-binding protein, translating into MRPKRVCLCRMVTEDELVRAIHAGAVTMEQIRETTRASTGCGTCSMQVYHILQRELQNLSRRKIS; encoded by the coding sequence ATGAGACCCAAACGGGTCTGTTTATGTCGAATGGTGACGGAAGATGAATTAGTTCGGGCCATCCATGCTGGCGCCGTGACCATGGAACAAATCAGAGAAACCACAAGGGCCTCTACCGGTTGCGGCACCTGCTCCATGCAGGTGTACCACATCCTCCAGCGCGAATTGCAGAATCTCTCACGGAGGAAAATTTCATGA